In Crassostrea angulata isolate pt1a10 chromosome 6, ASM2561291v2, whole genome shotgun sequence, a genomic segment contains:
- the LOC128187843 gene encoding uncharacterized protein LOC128187843 isoform X2 produces the protein MRTDSRDAKNEEKAEKPSVVKRKGGRKKKIVEATETDTKVEGTDDNDDGGLQTDNLIISIRRVGSESANHGTTERIVTIHPVDNVAAPEETTSRVITDTASEIAPKKKRGRPKSIHKIIQEKVKASRLKLSSTRNDESSKGEPKKKCEALRSLEKVVAAKRGRPRKKVLENTEKSSKKEEEPDSREQSVSRFDSDIESIDSNISGSSSRQKSKIRKTYQGIRLGPRKLLRSQDNLITRRKKGTLSSIAAPKIKRKRTLSSDFELLDEVSLKRKIRREELDDISRESSIDRDDGRSRSVPKEEQIILPKTLTDEKTEKDESSKQPETSSGKKVVDKDLTKENTEHVEKKTNGSRTMGPKCKRRGRPPKNSNIVKEEYGGNAKVEGDKKTLLKKQSLMERSIPKLSKIEKEDDMRSTNLSLKNPSFIEIASDESAATFTNTRSVFTFGTLKIIGPGGVKLKGNSPFKQVIDSPNENSHIIYEKRDKKEKLACVDTKNGASTETSKQEIVLENKESIIEDDAANRDKLNDAEKPVIPTENNDDSKIEKKDSKSVDSFASEINSVDTKQARGPKEDSDLINEQVTENRKDLDEDTPNSPAELKATEDNLLMKTKDILTNEKSNIEKEVGTLNDFPMDDDHSTTSASEIAREINVSESECLRSSTQMAAEDNSTVGKGTENDAQAESQIEEEKVINADVHSLVSENLDEKTSVPSKDDIEIEEEVTSKDSVESHIKQLIPLEDNIKRHVETTSENQVFENNFTEKTENQEKQGNETVEKKENLKVAGSENNAENGEQNVANIALQNTIHEENENELKDHSEVVENAEIVTEPNTSTVEEEDKNKMSENESNDLDVSRTSDLATVRLTESLRSESKDSKTEDEKTECLETSETPLEETEIPGHYFRNIEKESEILDQEQNLLHKDETETSDKMNLDSSFDDKPDPNIEKDENSSSSDLSLNNSGSFTSLKDDYSKLTEESSPEQAEKTWKRKGNKKVSPTQRVFQLRQKASRSPLEIIAMRQSKEEREYLLEQSQKAFKREEKQRRMRTKQQRLEHNFDQGNPLDADLKDASDTDEKMTASGQADISVEESTHSNDADKHTNIEDLEHQCKPCKVILIDFMRYLNVTEKLDPDADDLQGEKSPVPEDIASQSLETAAEENEQKDDETKEAAKETETKKKRRPSARKQATGYIFNRKLTAEIVRYPEDERTPQSDFVVPPLRLKIKQNLIYEPKKKLKPGRPAKRKARKSMSPRKRANNASYRRPILSSESQTIQNNTDSTQFDLQSSGDVNDSEMCECIYNQCGFQSDRKNIEKHIYRHLKGTKMTCLKCRMTFKNSSTAYAHSGKEHPNEEVLIEPAEKCDIKQYYKVHLPAITSATNQIIPQVEQSPEGVIIKVVLPGSRHGKGCYCCSYCDFSSSLQQDILDHINENHRPDIQYTCSICEQRFIGSKDGIAEHFKTEHPNDPISFKSMPDFYDASKGVEQSLSLGSTDKGNIFEKFSDMFPRDKQNIDRFSKADRTRWLEKTSAEADSTTAEHDDLHKGSDESQKGSKESEVPTHASDLEPVEDGIEALAKEYGKETTEERIGNEDQTTGDKSAGTDIEESNDMGLKIVDVVSLRDQSNIDWPETPPSLPLSQTVTGNYPFAQMQTLNHQSIAQSNVSIVSALSTPRQYPHNFTQNLQQRHGLGPQAILPQRNQTPSSQSSMPRKKSDGKTCTTYKCEKCNVHAPVLATMVEHLRLSHKDIEKLFLCPYCRQYEGATEPDIHRHIKQFHNQTMQQKSPPVALSSAAKQHLRTIQVALGDGYTSTEKVVMEKDIYKCLKCNGHMPSLDFIYSHLEKQHNEFFVNACPECKRFRHKDEQVVFQHIRDVHGKSTENITLSVAIEENLFTRVQCLTKGKVVPSRPQSTNVPVQSANVSKTTSLPPDHFQNQFPHYSVGRSNIPPVSFIRSSVPASTSVVSSPQQTPFPSKSSLRKSRPVHRDSPRLYSSRVDADINQPGPGNASEPPPLMRAPPPLIKFQQTQFGKSLHPSQDIRTQSPQGDTSVRGTSFGMTDRLQRLHSPNSSRIGSPLPPAASSPPITSRPVLKIPNVRHSLSSTISSPPPPYSVAVNARGHTANVLDLSRQMANPGIRSTSRTTPDGEDVSPDAFQIFNIRPGTPQSDPNINKYNQFQVRPTSALNPRMLVGMQSSPRMQALSQRLQTVKGIIPQRQFLPRQGFASPNVVVGDNNLPIEGRIFKCPYCPQIIPLLISEVAGHIEQKHPGSSIVFHRI, from the exons ATGAGAACGGACAGCAGAGACGCTAAGAATGAGGAGAAAGCTGAAAAACCCTCAGTGGTCAAACGGAAAGGAggcagaaaaaagaaaattgttgaaGCGACTGAAACTGACACAAAAGTAGAAGGAACAGACGATAACGATGATGGTGGGTTACAGACAGACAATCTTATTATCAGCATCAGAAGGGTAGGCTCCGAATCAGCCAATCATGGCACAACGGAGCGGATTGTCACCATACATCCTGTGGACAATGTCGCAGCACCAGAGGAAACGACTTCGAGAGTCATTACTGATACAGCTTCAGAGATTGCTCCTAAGAAAAAACGTGGAAGACCAAAGAGTATTCACAAAATAATCCAGGAGAAGGTCAAGGCTAGTAGATTAAAATTGTCAAGTACAAGAAATGATGAATCTAGCAAAGGAGAACCCAAGAAAAAGTGTGAAGCATTGCGGAGTCTTGAAAAGGTAGTAGCTGCTAAAAGAGGACGCCCAAGAAAAAAAGTACTTGAAAACACAGAAAAAAGCTCAAAGAAAGAGGAGGAACCCGACTCCAGAGAACAGTCTGTATCAAGATTTGATTCAGATATCGAAAGCATAGATTCAAACATCAGTGGTTCATCATCCAGACAGAaatcaaaaataagaaaaacgtACCAAGGAATAAGATTAGGGCCAAGGAAATTGCTTAGAAGTCAAGATAATTTGATAACGAGGAGAAAGAAAGGCACGTTGTCTTCAATAGCTGCGccaaaaattaaaaggaaaCGTACACTGAGTAGTGATTTTGAACTTTTAGACGAAGTGTCCTTAAAGCGTAAAATAAGGAGAGAGGAATTAGATGATATAAGTCGAGAATCTTCTATAGACAGAGACGACGGCAGATCTAGATCGGTTCCAAAAGAGGAACAGATCATCTTGCCCAAAACATTAACTGatgaaaaaacagaaaaagatgAAAGCTCTAAACAACCTGAGACATCATCTGGAAAGAAAGTGGTTGACAAAGATTTGACAAAGGAAAACACAGAGCatgttgaaaagaaaacaaatggaTCTAGAACTATGGGCCCTAAATGTAAACGACGAGGGAGACCTCCGAAGAACTCAAACATTGTAAAAGAAGAATATGGGGGGAATGCAAAAGTGGAGGGCGATAAAAAAACACTTCTAAAAAAGCAAAGTTTAATGGAAAGAAGTATtccaaaattgtcaaaaattgAGAAAGAAGATGACATGAGATCCACAAATCTCAGTCTAAAGAATCCAAGTTTCATAGAAATTGCAAGTGATGAAAGTGCAGCAACATTCACAAACACTCGTAGTGTCTTTACTTTTGGAACTCTAAAGATAATTGGACCAGGTGGTGTTAAATTGAAGGGAAATTCTCCTTTCAAGCAAGTGATCGATTCTCCAAACGAAAATTCacatataatttatgaaaaacgTGACAAAAAGGAGAAACTTGCTTGTGTTGATACGAAAAATGGGGCATCTACAGAGACAAGTAAACAAGAAATCGTGTTAGAAAATAAAGAATCCATAATAGAAGACGATGCCGCTAATCGTGATAAACTGAATGACGCTGAAAAACCCGTTATACCAACTGAAAACAATGACGATAGCAAAATAGAAAAGAAAGATAGCAAGTCTGTAGATTCATTTGCTTCTGAAATAAACAGTGTTGATACAAAGCAAGCAAGAGGACCAAAAGAAGATTCAGATTTGATAAATGAGCAGGTTACTGAAAATCGTAAAGATCTAGATGAAGACACACCAAACTCACCAGCAGAGCTAAAAGCAACTGAAGACAATctattaatgaaaacaaaggaTATTTTGACGAATGAAAAGAGTAACATTGAAAAAGAAGTTGGCACCTTGAATGATTTTCCGATGGATGATGATCATTCAACAACATCTGCAAGCGAAATCGCTAGAGAGATCAATGTTAGTGAATCCGAATGTCTCCGATCTTCTACACAAATGGCTGCTGAAGATAACAGCACTGTAGGAAAAGGCACCGAAAATGATGCGCAAGCTGAAAGTCAAATTGAGGAAGAAAAAGTAATAAATGCAGACGTACACTCATTAGTATCAGAAAACTTGGATGAAAAAACTTCAGTTCCAAGTAAGGACGATATTGAGATTGAAGAAGAAGTAACAAGTAAAGATTCTGTTGAAAGTCACATAAAACAACTTATTCCGCTAGAGGATAACATAAAAAGACATGTCGAAACTACATCGGAAAatcaagtttttgaaaataattttactgaaaagactgaaaatcaagaaaagcAGGGAAACGAAACAGTGGAGAAAAAGGAAAATTTGAAGGTGGCAGGTAGTGAAAATAACGCCGAGAATGGTGAACAAAACGTTGCAAACATAGCTCTTCAAAATACAATCcatgaagaaaatgaaaatgaattgaaGGATCATTCAGAAGTGGTTGAAAACGCAGAAATCGTTACAGAACCAAACACCTCTACCGTGGAAGAAgaggataaaaataaaatgtctgaAAATGAAAGCAACGATTTGGATGTCTCAAGAACAAGCGATTTAGCAACAGTTCGCCTAACAGAGTCATTGAGGAGCGAGAGCAAGGATTCTAAGACAGAGgatgaaaaaactgaatgccTTGAAACATCTGAAACGCCACTAGAGGAAACTGAAATTCCTGGacattattttagaaatatcgAAAAGGAATCTGAAATTTTGGATCAAGAACAGAATCTTCTGCATAAAGACGAGACCGAGACTTCAGACAAAATGAATCTTGATAGTTCATTCGATGACAAGCCAGACCCGAATATTGAGAAGGATGAGAACTCAAGTTCCTCAGATCTTAGTCTTAATAACAGCGGGAGCTTTACCTCACTAAAGGATGATTATTCGAAACTAACAGAAGAATCAAGCCCTGAACAAGCTGAAAAGACATGGAAAcggaaaggaaataaaaaagtttcacCTACCCAAAGAGTATTTCAACTACGTCAGAAAGCATCAAGATCACCACTTGAAATAATTGCGATGAGACAAAGTAAAGAGGAGAGAGAATACTTGCTGGAACAATCTCAAAAAGCATTTAAAAGGGAAGAGAAACAAAGACGAATGAGAACAAAGCAACAACGGCTTGAACACAATTTTGATCAAGGTAACCCATTAGATGCTGATCTGAAAGATGCATCCGATACAGATGAAAAGATGACTGCAAGTGGCCAAGCAGACATTTCTGTTGAAGAAAGTACACACAGCAATGATGCAGACAAGCATACAAACATTGAAGATCTGGAGCATCAATGCAAGCCTTGTAAGGTTATTCTTATCGATTTTATGAGGTATTTGAATGTGACCGAAAAGTTAGACCCTGATGCTGATGATCTACAAGGCGAAAAATCGCCAGTTCCAGAAGATATCGCTTCCCAATCTTTAGAGACAGCAGCAGAAGAAAACGAACAAAAAGATGACGAAACCAAAGAAGCAGCCAAGGAAactgaaacaaagaaaaagCGCAGGCCATCAGCTCGTAAACAAGCTACAGGCTATATCTTTAATAGAAAACTTACTGCAGAAATCGTTCGTTATCCTGAGGACGAACGAACACCGCAATCAGATTTTGTTGTACCCCCTCTAagactgaaaataaaacaaaaccttATTTATGAACCAAAGAAAAAACTGAAACCTGGTCGTCCAGCAAAGAGAAAAGCTAGAAAAAGTATGAGTCCTAGAAAACGAGCGAACAATGCAAGTTACCGCCGACCAATCCTTTCCTCGGAAAGCCAAACCATTCAGAACAACACCGATTCTACTCAATTCGACTTACAAAGTTCTGGGGACGTTAATGATTCGGAAATGTGTGAATGTATCTATAATCAATGTGGATTCCAATCAGATCGTAAAAATATTGAGAAGCATATTTATCGTCATCTTAAAGGCACAAAAATGACATGTCTGAAATGCAGAATGACTTTCAAGAACAGTAGTACAGCATACGCACATTCGGGAAAAGAACATCCAAATGAAGAGGTACTGATAGAACCTGCTGAAAAATGTGACATCAAACAGTATTACAAGGTACATTTACCTGCGATTACATCCGCTACAAATCAAATAATTCCGCAAGTTGAACAGTCCCCTGAAGGAGTCATAATTAAAGTTGTGCTCCCAGGCAGTCGCCATGGAAAAGGTTGTTACTGTTGCAGCTACTGTGATTTCTCGTCATCATTGCAGCAAGATATTCTTGATCACATCAATGAAAATCACAGACCAGATATTCAATATACCTGTTCAATTTGTGAACAGCGATTTATTGGAAGCAAGGACGGTATCGCTGAGCATTTCAAAACCGAACATCCAAACGATCCAATTTCCTTCAAATCTATGCCTGATTTTTATGATGCAAGTAAAGGTGTGGAACAAAGTCTATCTCTGGGGTCAACTgataaaggaaatatatttgagaaattttcGGACATGTTTCCTCGTGACAAACAAAATATCGACCGGTTCTCAAAAGCGGATAGGACACGGTGGCTAGAAAAAACGTCGGCGGAAGCTGACAGCACGACAGCGGAACACGATGATTTACATAAAGGGTCAGATGAAAGCCAGAAAGGAAGCAAAGAAAGTGAAGTGCCTACCCACGCTAGTGACTTGGAACCAGTGGAAGACGGAATCGAAGCTTTGGCAAAAGAATATGGAAAAGAAACTACTGAGGAGAGAATTGGAAATGAGGATCAAACTACAGGCGATAAAAG TGCCGGTACAGACATCGAAGAGTCAAATGATATGGGCTTGAAGATCGTGGATGTTGTGAGTTTGCGAGATCAATCAAACATTGATTGGCCTGAAACTCCTCCATCTTTACCACTGTCGCAAACAGTTACTGGAAACTATCCTTTTGCGCAGATGCAAACATTaaatcatcaaagtattgcTCAAAGCAATGTTAGTATTGTGTCTGCCTTAAGTACGCCCCGACAATATCCACACAACTTCACGCAAAACCTGCAACAAAGACATGGTTTAGGTCCTCAAGCAATTTTACCTCAGAGAAATCAAACGCCTTCATCCCAGTCATCTATGCCAAGAAAGAAGAGTGATGGAAAAACTTGCACGACATACAAATGTGAAAAGTGTAATGTACATGCACCAGTTCTAGCTACTATGGTGGAGCATTTACGTCTTAGCCATAAAGATATTGAAAAACTTTTCTTATGCCCGTACTGCAGACAGTATGAAGGAGCGACAGAACCAGACATACATCGACACATTAAACAGTTCCACAATCAAACGATGCAACAAAAGAGTCCACCCGTTGCTTTATCTAGCGCTGCAAAACAACATCTTAGAACAATTCAAGTTGCATTAGGAGATGGTTATACATCAACAGAGAAAGTAGTAATggaaaaagatatttataaatgcCTAAAATGCAATGGCCATATGCCTtcacttgattttatttattcgcATCTAGAAAAGCAGCACAACGAGTTTTTCGTTAATGCATGTCCTGAATGCAAAAGGTTTAGGCATAAAGATGAGCAGGTTGTGTTTCAACACATAAGAGATGTTCACGGAAAAAGCACAGAAAATATTACCCTTTCTGTGGCCATTGAAGAAAATCTTTTCACAAGAGTGCAATGTTTGACAAAAGGGAAAGTAGTACCGTCAAGGCCACAGTCGACAAATGTCCCAGTTCAAAGTGCTAATGTTTCAAAAACAACTTCTTTACCACCCGATCATTTCCAAAACCAATTTCCACATTATTCCGTTGGCAGATCAAACATCCCACCTGTCTCATTTATTCGGTCTTCTGTCCCGGCTTCAACATCAGTTGTGTCTAGTCCTCAGCAAACACCATTTCCAAGTAAATCATCACTGCGCAAATCACGGCCTGTACACAGGGATTCCCCTCGTTTATATTCATCAAGAGTAGATGCAGATATCAATCAACCAGGACCTGGTAATGCTTCGGAACCCCCTCCCCTGATGAGAGCTCCCCCTCCTCTCATTAAATTTCAGCAAACGCAGTTTGGAAAGTCATTACATCCCTCACAGGATATTCGAACTCAATCTCCCCAAGGTGATACATCAGTCCGTGGCACGTCCTTTGGAATGACAGATCGATTACAAAGGTTACATAGTCCAAACTCGAGTAGAATTGGCTCTCCGTTACCACCAGCTGCCAGTTCCCCGCCCATTACTAGTCGTCCCGTATTGAAGATTCCAAATGTTCGTCATAGTTTGTCTTCTACCATTTCCTCCCCACCTCCGCCATATTCGGTTGCTGTAAACGCCCGAGGTCATACAGCAAATGTTCTTGATTTGTCACGCCAAATGGCTAATCCTGGTATCAGATCGACAAGTAGAACTACTCCCGACGGCGAAGACGTCTCTCCTGACGCATTCCAGATATTTAACATTAGACCAGGTACTCCACAGTCCGACCCAAACATTAACAAATATAACCAGTTTCAGGTGAGACCAACTAGTGCTCTAAATCCAAGAATGCTTGTTGGTATGCAATCAAGTCCAAGAATGCAGGCGCTCAGTCAGCGTCTACAAACTGTAAAAGGAATTATTCCACAGAGACAGTTTTTACCTAGACAAGGATTTGCTTCGCCAAACGTAGTTGTGGGTGATAACAATTTGCCAATAGAGGGTAGAATTTTCAAATGTCCCTATTGTCCACAAATAATTCCCTTATTGATTTCTGAAGTCGCTGGACATATTGAGCAGAAACATCCTGGTTCTTCTATCGTTTTCCAtagaatataa